A genomic segment from Barrientosiimonas humi encodes:
- a CDS encoding GNAT family N-acetyltransferase — MEKVPEPVLLRPWRDTDADALLAISSSDPDLVRQMPPVVSAEDAVRVIAERFPWSTEHVNAAIVVAGRAVGNVSVTNIRREGPAAGTAWISYLSAADVRGRGLVGRATAALCTWALRDLGLARLELGYRQNNPASGAVARRAGFATEGLERQKLVYDGVRYDVVTCSRLASDPVPPAEGVTIQPA, encoded by the coding sequence TTGGAGAAGGTTCCCGAGCCGGTCCTGCTCCGGCCCTGGCGAGACACCGATGCTGATGCCCTGCTGGCGATCAGTAGTTCTGACCCTGACCTGGTCCGTCAGATGCCGCCGGTGGTGAGTGCTGAAGACGCCGTGCGGGTGATCGCCGAGCGGTTCCCGTGGTCGACCGAGCACGTCAATGCCGCGATCGTGGTCGCCGGCCGCGCCGTCGGAAACGTCAGCGTCACCAACATCCGTCGCGAGGGTCCCGCCGCCGGAACGGCGTGGATCTCTTATCTCAGCGCGGCTGACGTGCGCGGACGTGGCCTCGTCGGGCGCGCGACGGCGGCGCTGTGCACCTGGGCGCTGCGTGACCTCGGTCTTGCGCGCCTGGAGCTGGGTTATCGGCAGAACAACCCCGCATCGGGAGCGGTCGCGCGGCGGGCTGGCTTCGCCACCGAGGGCTTGGAGCGGCAGAAGCTGGTCTACGACGGAGTTCGGTACGACGTGGTGACCTGCTCGCGCCTGGCGAGCGACCCCGTGCCACCGGCCGAGGGAGTCACGATCCAGCCGGCGTGA
- the glgX gene encoding glycogen debranching protein GlgX, with amino-acid sequence MPAPLPVEAAARAARTAPADVPPPLGAHPVEGGVEFCVHAGHADAVTLCLFDEQGRERHLAMDEHSHGAWSLRVEGVGPGQRYGYRVDGPWDPAAGHRHNPAKLLLDPYARAVDGTVDWRPEVFGHRVDESFAGDGLTRDDRDSAAHVPRGVVVDPTFDWGDDRPPQHSWRHTVIYETHVVGLTMLLPDVPEHLQGTYAGVAHPVTIEHLRRLGVTTVELLPVHSFTSEPAVVQRGLENYWGYNSLGFFAPHAGHAAARDPQGVVAEFKGMVKLLHAAGIEVLLDVVYNHTAEQSAAGGATLSWRGLDNRTYYWLDEQGVDVDVTGCGNTVAPQHTVPVRMVLDSLRYWVQEMHVDGFRFDLAVALARGKDGAFDPDHPLLVALRTDPVLSRVKLVAEPWDLGPDGWRTGQFPPPFAEWNDTFRDTVRTFWLPDVAGTLDGRPGHGVRELATRIAGSADRFGSAHRGPLASVNFVTAHDGFTLSDLTAYDRKHNEANGEGNRDGSNDNRSWNHGVEGPADEETETLRRRSRRNLLATLALSSGVPMLLGGDELGRTQGGNNNPYCQNNEISWYDWGLAPWQHDLIDTTSALLRLRREHRVLRQRHFFPGDPIDGDERAALHWHAIDGELMTAQRWDSPETRTLQAVFDGADVGDDRLLMVLHGSTDGGEVVLPRQPGVRRWRLLWDSAWEHPGEVTDREAAPGEAYPVVGANFLLFQGV; translated from the coding sequence ATGCCCGCCCCGTTGCCCGTCGAGGCCGCCGCACGCGCTGCTCGCACCGCCCCCGCCGACGTCCCTCCGCCGCTCGGGGCGCACCCCGTCGAGGGCGGTGTGGAGTTCTGCGTGCACGCCGGTCACGCCGACGCCGTCACCCTGTGCCTGTTCGACGAGCAGGGACGCGAGCGCCACCTGGCGATGGACGAGCACTCGCACGGCGCGTGGTCACTGCGGGTCGAGGGCGTCGGGCCCGGTCAGCGCTACGGCTACCGCGTCGACGGGCCGTGGGACCCCGCCGCGGGCCACCGGCACAACCCGGCCAAGCTGCTGCTCGACCCCTATGCCCGGGCCGTCGACGGCACGGTCGACTGGCGCCCCGAGGTCTTCGGGCACCGGGTGGACGAGTCGTTCGCCGGCGACGGGCTGACGCGCGACGACCGCGACAGCGCGGCGCACGTCCCGCGCGGCGTCGTCGTCGACCCCACCTTCGACTGGGGCGATGACCGGCCGCCGCAGCACAGCTGGCGGCACACCGTGATCTACGAGACCCACGTGGTCGGACTGACCATGCTCCTGCCGGACGTGCCCGAGCACCTGCAGGGGACGTACGCCGGGGTGGCGCATCCCGTGACGATCGAGCACCTGCGACGGCTGGGCGTGACCACCGTCGAGCTGCTGCCGGTGCACAGCTTCACCAGCGAGCCGGCCGTGGTGCAGCGCGGGCTCGAGAACTACTGGGGTTACAACAGTCTCGGCTTCTTCGCGCCGCACGCGGGGCACGCCGCCGCGCGCGACCCGCAGGGTGTGGTCGCCGAGTTCAAGGGCATGGTCAAGCTGCTGCACGCGGCCGGCATCGAGGTGCTGCTCGACGTCGTCTACAACCACACCGCCGAGCAGTCGGCGGCCGGCGGGGCGACGCTGTCGTGGCGCGGGCTCGACAACCGGACCTACTACTGGCTGGACGAGCAGGGCGTCGACGTCGACGTCACCGGCTGCGGCAACACCGTCGCGCCGCAGCACACCGTGCCGGTGCGGATGGTGCTGGACTCGCTGCGCTACTGGGTGCAGGAGATGCACGTCGACGGCTTCCGGTTCGACCTGGCGGTGGCGCTGGCGCGCGGCAAGGACGGCGCGTTCGACCCCGACCACCCGCTGCTCGTGGCGCTGCGCACCGACCCGGTGCTGTCGCGGGTGAAGCTGGTCGCCGAGCCGTGGGACCTGGGGCCGGACGGCTGGCGCACCGGGCAGTTCCCGCCGCCCTTCGCCGAGTGGAACGACACCTTCCGCGACACCGTGCGCACGTTCTGGCTGCCCGACGTCGCCGGCACGCTCGACGGGCGGCCGGGGCACGGCGTGCGCGAGCTCGCCACCCGCATCGCCGGCTCGGCCGACCGGTTCGGCTCGGCGCACCGCGGGCCGCTCGCGTCGGTCAACTTCGTCACCGCGCACGACGGGTTCACCCTGTCCGACCTCACGGCCTACGACCGCAAGCACAACGAGGCCAACGGCGAGGGCAACCGCGACGGCAGCAACGACAACCGGTCGTGGAACCACGGCGTCGAGGGCCCGGCCGACGAGGAGACCGAGACGCTGCGGCGGCGGTCGCGGCGCAACCTGCTCGCCACGCTCGCGCTGTCGTCGGGGGTGCCGATGCTGCTCGGCGGCGACGAGCTCGGCCGCACCCAGGGCGGCAACAACAACCCGTACTGCCAGAACAACGAGATCAGTTGGTACGACTGGGGATTGGCGCCCTGGCAGCACGACCTGATCGACACCACGAGCGCCCTGCTGCGGCTGCGCCGGGAGCACCGGGTGCTGCGTCAGCGGCACTTCTTCCCCGGCGACCCGATCGACGGCGACGAGCGCGCCGCGCTGCACTGGCACGCGATCGACGGCGAGCTGATGACCGCGCAGCGGTGGGACTCCCCCGAGACCCGCACGCTGCAGGCGGTGTTCGACGGCGCCGACGTGGGCGACGACCGGCTGCTGATGGTGCTGCACGGCTCGACCGACGGCGGCGAGGTGGTGCTCCCCCGTCAGCCCGGCGTACGTCGGTGGCGGCTGCTGTGGGACAGCGCCTGGGAGCACCCGGGCGAGGTCACCGACCGCGAGGCCGCCCCCGGCGAGGCCTACCCGGTGGTGGGCGCGAACTTCCTGCTGTTCCAAGGGGTCTGA
- a CDS encoding electron transfer flavoprotein subunit beta/FixA family protein: protein MNIVVCVKYVPDAQAERTFTEDNTTDREGVDGLLSELDEYPIEAALQINEAAGGGEITVLTVGPEQAADAVKKALQMGADKAVHVVDDAIAGSDAPATSLVLAEAIKKIGNPDLVLMGLASTDGSMSVVPAMLAERLGLPQVTQISTIEVTDGKVTGRRDGDVASETLEASLPAVVSVTDQTNEPRYPSFKGIMAAKKKPVETWSLADLGVDAGQVGLDNSWTEVESFTARPPREQGQIVTDEGDGGSKLAEFLVSKKFV, encoded by the coding sequence ATGAACATCGTCGTCTGCGTGAAGTACGTGCCCGACGCCCAGGCGGAGCGCACCTTCACCGAGGACAACACCACCGACCGCGAAGGCGTCGACGGGCTGCTCTCCGAGCTGGACGAGTACCCCATCGAGGCCGCGCTGCAGATCAACGAGGCGGCGGGCGGCGGTGAGATCACCGTCCTGACCGTCGGCCCCGAGCAGGCCGCCGACGCGGTGAAGAAGGCGCTGCAGATGGGTGCCGACAAGGCCGTGCACGTCGTCGACGACGCGATCGCCGGCTCCGACGCGCCCGCGACCTCGCTGGTGCTCGCCGAGGCGATCAAGAAGATCGGCAACCCCGACCTGGTCCTCATGGGCCTGGCCTCCACCGACGGCTCGATGAGCGTCGTGCCGGCCATGCTCGCCGAGCGCCTCGGCCTGCCGCAGGTCACCCAGATCTCCACGATCGAGGTCACCGACGGCAAGGTCACCGGGCGCCGCGACGGCGACGTCGCGAGCGAGACCCTCGAGGCCTCGCTGCCGGCCGTCGTCTCGGTCACCGACCAGACCAACGAGCCGCGCTACCCCTCGTTCAAGGGGATCATGGCCGCCAAGAAGAAGCCGGTCGAGACCTGGAGCCTCGCCGACCTCGGCGTCGACGCCGGTCAGGTCGGCCTCGACAACTCCTGGACCGAGGTCGAGTCCTTCACCGCGCGCCCGCCGCGCGAGCAGGGTCAGATCGTCACCGACGAGGGCGACGGCGGCAGCAAGCTCGCCGAGTTCCTCGTCTCCAAGAAGTTCGTGTGA
- a CDS encoding enoyl-CoA hydratase/isomerase family protein codes for MTQFGEFVSTSVEDGIGTLRIDRPKLNPLNAAIQEGIAAAAAELAADDAVAAVVLYGGENAFAAGADIKEMLDMSYADMAKRAGRLSECFTAVARIPKPTVAAIEGYALGGGCELAMACDFRVAGQNAKLGQPEILLGVIPGAGGTQRLARLVGPARAKDIVFSGRFVDADEALAIGLVDELAEPGEVYTAALARVKPYVGAAAMALRAAKEAIDRGLDGDLDTGLAIESQLFAGLFATDDREIGMRSFVENGPGKATFTGR; via the coding sequence GTGACCCAGTTCGGCGAGTTCGTCTCGACCAGCGTCGAGGACGGCATCGGCACGCTGCGCATCGACCGGCCCAAGCTCAACCCGCTCAACGCCGCGATCCAGGAGGGCATCGCGGCCGCGGCGGCCGAGCTGGCGGCCGACGACGCCGTCGCGGCGGTCGTGCTCTACGGCGGCGAGAACGCCTTCGCCGCCGGAGCCGACATCAAGGAGATGCTGGACATGTCGTACGCCGACATGGCCAAGCGCGCCGGTCGCCTCAGCGAGTGCTTCACGGCCGTCGCCCGCATCCCCAAGCCCACCGTCGCCGCCATCGAGGGCTATGCCCTCGGCGGGGGCTGCGAGCTGGCGATGGCCTGCGACTTCCGGGTCGCGGGCCAGAACGCCAAGCTCGGCCAGCCCGAGATCCTGCTCGGCGTCATCCCCGGCGCGGGCGGGACCCAGCGCCTGGCGCGCCTGGTCGGGCCGGCCCGGGCCAAGGACATCGTCTTCTCCGGCCGGTTCGTCGACGCCGACGAGGCGCTCGCGATCGGCCTGGTCGACGAGCTCGCCGAGCCCGGCGAGGTCTACACCGCCGCGCTCGCCCGGGTGAAGCCGTACGTCGGTGCCGCCGCCATGGCGCTGCGCGCCGCGAAGGAGGCCATCGACCGCGGCCTCGACGGCGACCTCGACACCGGCCTCGCCATCGAATCCCAGCTGTTCGCCGGGCTGTTCGCGACCGACGACCGCGAGATCGGCATGCGGTCCTTCGTCGAGAACGGCCCCGGCAAGGCGACCTTCACCGGCCGCTGA
- a CDS encoding DUF4352 domain-containing protein: MRPAPRRVLPVIAAVSLATALSACSSDDSASDSRSDAPSSSARPTLTGCDGPAAPKFTGTTQAYDSVAKVDQDESVGVQTSEPTLTKVSSGARGWAVAQLKVHASVLTNGVFAVSPDSFVLVDPQGKQCTRPRTSALPSPLAVSEIDERKSVTGTVGFLVPDDADLSEYSVVYVGDPSSRTAAAKWSSEGTAPKSVSATTCSNKPSPMGLEDGVERTSFGGERDTIGDPRTGAVRVAVSHPRPKTLEPSDRHPNNVDGLEVTVKVEAVGSVAFVERNMFQMVDGKNNLCGYSQLGTEGENLSSDLVPAGQTRTYTLIFWAPKGSASDLKDLQVIYRSRATSNTGDAAFYNKNENPPYPKPAPKPRPSGSSSAPSSSAPSGSSSPAPSTGSGTPAPSPSS, from the coding sequence ATGCGTCCTGCTCCCCGCCGCGTCCTCCCGGTGATCGCCGCCGTCTCGCTGGCGACCGCGCTGAGCGCGTGCTCGTCCGACGACTCCGCGTCCGACTCGCGCAGCGACGCCCCCTCCTCCTCGGCCCGCCCGACCCTCACCGGGTGCGACGGCCCGGCGGCGCCGAAGTTCACGGGCACGACCCAGGCGTACGACTCGGTCGCCAAGGTCGACCAGGACGAGTCGGTCGGCGTGCAGACCTCGGAGCCGACCCTCACCAAGGTGTCCAGCGGCGCGCGGGGCTGGGCCGTGGCGCAGCTGAAGGTGCACGCGAGCGTGCTGACCAACGGTGTCTTCGCGGTGAGTCCCGACTCGTTCGTGCTGGTCGACCCGCAGGGCAAGCAGTGCACCCGCCCGCGCACGAGCGCACTGCCCTCGCCGCTCGCGGTGAGCGAGATCGACGAGCGCAAGTCGGTCACCGGGACCGTGGGCTTCCTGGTGCCCGACGACGCCGACCTGTCCGAGTACTCCGTGGTCTACGTCGGCGACCCCAGCTCGCGCACCGCGGCGGCCAAGTGGTCCTCCGAGGGCACGGCCCCCAAGTCCGTGAGCGCCACGACCTGCAGCAACAAGCCGAGCCCGATGGGTCTGGAGGACGGTGTCGAGCGCACCTCCTTCGGTGGCGAGCGCGACACGATCGGCGACCCCCGCACCGGCGCGGTCCGGGTCGCGGTCAGCCACCCCCGGCCGAAGACGTTGGAGCCGAGCGACCGCCACCCCAACAACGTCGACGGCCTCGAGGTCACCGTGAAGGTCGAGGCCGTGGGCTCGGTCGCGTTCGTCGAGCGCAACATGTTCCAGATGGTCGACGGCAAGAACAACCTGTGCGGCTACAGCCAGCTCGGCACCGAGGGCGAGAACCTCTCCAGCGACCTGGTCCCCGCGGGCCAGACGCGGACGTACACGCTGATCTTCTGGGCCCCGAAGGGCTCGGCGTCGGACCTGAAGGACCTGCAGGTGATCTACCGCTCGCGGGCGACCTCCAACACCGGTGACGCGGCGTTCTACAACAAGAACGAGAACCCGCCCTACCCCAAGCCGGCCCCGAAGCCCAGGCCCAGCGGGTCCTCGTCGGCGCCGTCGTCCTCGGCGCCGTCGGGCTCGAGCTCGCCTGCCCCCTCGACCGGGTCGGGTACGCCCGCGCCGAGCCCCAGCAGCTAG
- a CDS encoding electron transfer flavoprotein subunit alpha/FixB family protein, translating to MAEVLVLVDHTDGEVKKTTAELLTIARQFGTPAAVFVGSNVEAARPRLAQFGAEKVYVIDNADVSDYLVAPLAEALAAVVEQSQPAAVLLPATPHNTEAGARLAIKTGSGLVTDAVAVEGSEGALTTTQSVFAGSYTLTGKVKQGTPIITVKPNVVPPSAAQASATVVPVEVSVSDGAKTARITDRKAKEKSGRPELTEAAIVVSGGRGTGGDFSPVETFADSLGAAVGASRAAVDSGWYPHSSQVGQTGKQVSPQLYVACGISGAIQHRAGMQTSKTIVAINKDEEAPIFELVDFGVVGDLFTVLPQATEAVQKARS from the coding sequence ATGGCTGAAGTACTCGTCCTGGTCGACCACACCGACGGTGAGGTCAAGAAGACCACCGCAGAGCTGTTGACCATCGCCCGCCAGTTCGGCACTCCCGCAGCGGTTTTCGTCGGCAGCAACGTCGAGGCCGCCCGCCCGCGCCTCGCGCAGTTCGGCGCCGAGAAGGTCTACGTCATCGACAACGCCGACGTGTCCGACTACCTCGTGGCCCCGCTCGCCGAGGCCCTCGCGGCGGTCGTCGAGCAGTCCCAGCCCGCCGCGGTGCTGCTGCCCGCGACGCCGCACAACACCGAGGCCGGCGCCCGCCTGGCGATCAAGACCGGCTCCGGCCTGGTCACCGACGCCGTCGCGGTCGAGGGCTCCGAGGGCGCGCTCACCACGACCCAGTCGGTGTTCGCCGGGTCCTACACGCTCACCGGCAAGGTGAAGCAGGGCACGCCGATCATCACGGTCAAGCCCAACGTCGTCCCGCCGTCGGCCGCGCAGGCCAGCGCGACGGTGGTGCCGGTCGAGGTGTCCGTCAGCGACGGCGCCAAGACCGCCCGCATCACCGACCGCAAGGCCAAGGAGAAGAGCGGCCGTCCCGAGCTGACCGAGGCCGCGATCGTGGTCTCCGGCGGCCGCGGCACGGGCGGCGACTTCAGCCCGGTCGAGACGTTCGCCGACAGCCTCGGCGCCGCCGTCGGCGCCTCGCGCGCCGCGGTCGACTCGGGCTGGTACCCCCACTCCAGCCAGGTCGGCCAGACCGGCAAGCAGGTGTCGCCGCAGCTGTACGTCGCGTGCGGCATCTCCGGTGCCATCCAGCACCGCGCCGGCATGCAGACGTCCAAGACGATCGTCGCGATCAACAAGGACGAGGAGGCGCCGATCTTCGAGCTGGTCGACTTCGGTGTCGTCGGCGACCTGTTCACCGTGCTGCCGCAGGCCACCGAGGCCGTGCAGAAGGCTCGTTCCTGA
- a CDS encoding DUF5996 family protein, whose product MSTFRWPELRVEDWEDTRDTLHLWMQILGKVQLVSTSLVNHWWNVSFEVSARGLRTHLMRGPEAEVDGEFDFVDHRLVLRSTNGEQREIALEPKTVAAFWQEVQEALPQLGAECSIDARPNELATAIPFAEDTEHKSYDAASANAFWRQLVSAENVFSAWRAGFAGKDSPVQVFWGSMDLACARFSGRPAPKHTGSVPNCPPWVMQEAESRENSAAGFWPGGSSEGTFYAYVYPEPDGYRDGDLSPATFDTELGEWVLPYETVRTSDDPDQTLMDFLDRTYAKAADLAGWDRKLLEVDPHRLDRYLYPRGEKHWPRSAKS is encoded by the coding sequence ATGAGCACGTTCCGTTGGCCCGAGCTGCGGGTCGAGGACTGGGAGGACACGCGCGACACCCTGCACCTGTGGATGCAGATCCTCGGCAAGGTGCAGCTGGTCTCGACCTCGCTGGTGAACCACTGGTGGAACGTCTCGTTCGAGGTGAGTGCGCGCGGGCTGCGCACCCACCTGATGCGCGGGCCGGAGGCCGAGGTCGACGGTGAGTTCGACTTCGTCGACCACCGGCTGGTGCTGCGCAGCACCAACGGCGAGCAGCGCGAGATCGCGCTGGAGCCGAAGACGGTCGCCGCGTTCTGGCAGGAGGTGCAGGAGGCGCTGCCGCAGCTCGGCGCGGAGTGCTCGATCGACGCGCGTCCCAACGAGCTGGCGACGGCGATCCCGTTCGCCGAGGACACCGAGCACAAGTCGTACGACGCTGCCTCCGCGAACGCCTTCTGGCGCCAGCTGGTCAGCGCCGAGAACGTCTTCAGCGCCTGGCGCGCGGGCTTCGCGGGCAAGGACAGTCCGGTCCAGGTCTTCTGGGGCTCGATGGACCTGGCCTGCGCGCGGTTCTCCGGGCGGCCGGCGCCCAAGCACACCGGGAGCGTGCCGAACTGCCCGCCGTGGGTGATGCAGGAGGCCGAGTCGCGCGAGAACTCCGCGGCCGGCTTCTGGCCCGGCGGCTCCAGCGAGGGCACGTTCTACGCGTACGTCTATCCCGAGCCCGACGGCTACCGCGACGGCGACCTGTCGCCCGCCACGTTCGACACCGAGCTGGGGGAGTGGGTGCTGCCCTACGAGACGGTCCGCACGAGCGACGACCCCGACCAGACGCTCATGGACTTCCTCGACCGCACCTACGCCAAGGCCGCCGACCTCGCCGGCTGGGACCGCAAGCTGCTCGAGGTCGACCCGCACCGCCTGGACCGTTACCTCTACCCCCGCGGCGAGAAGCACTGGCCGCGCAGCGCGAAGAGCTAG
- a CDS encoding glycogen/starch/alpha-glucan phosphorylase produces the protein MPVRNPVAQGPVNPPAHTVDGFVEAFLRELNFGQGVLLSRSTVNDQYLALARTVQQYLVAGWLETGARRRQGDRKIIGYLSAEYLLGRQLDNALMATTLGEIAEEAMTQCGLDLARLRAQEIEPGLGNGGLGRLAACFVDSLATLDVPCIGYGIRYEYGIFRQTFVDDRQAEVPDSWLSLGSPWEFPHPERQVRVAFGGRTETTTDEQGRERTTWIPAWDVLGIPYHYMVPGYRNGSVNTLRLWSAKATQAFDLQIFNSGDYAEAVRSQTFAENISKVLYPEDSTPQGKELRLQQQYFFVACSLHDFIENTLPRDFDLRRLPERIIFQLNDTHPVIGIPELMRILVDLKGFEWDEAWDITRECFAYTCHTLLPEALEVWPVELLGRLLPRHLEIIYRINDNFLDEVREAYPGDADRVRRMSIIAEGPQRAVRMAYLATIGGSRVNGVAELQSQLLREKVLPDFSELWPDKFTNITNGVTPRRFLHQANPLLSTLITEAIGPSWVTDLEQLRGLEPYADDAGFREQFQAVKQANKERLYRELRARDGLELPRHAMLDVMVKRLHEYKRQTLKLLHIVSLYDDLISGDVSPADMVSRTFVFGAKAAPGYYMAKEIIYLINSVGRTINEDKRIEGALSVAFPANYNVTLAEKVVPAADLSEQISLAGKEASGTGNMKFALNGALTIGTDDGANVEIRALVGDDNFFLFGLTEPEAEQLRADGYDPKAFYRSDEKLRRTLDLLGSGIFTGGDASASAPLVQNLLHDDPFMALADFRSYLDAQTRVDEAYRDSDAWTRSAILNVARTGFFSSDRSMRDYLDRVWLA, from the coding sequence ATGCCGGTGCGCAACCCGGTCGCCCAGGGGCCGGTGAACCCGCCCGCGCACACGGTCGACGGGTTCGTCGAGGCGTTCCTGCGCGAGCTGAACTTCGGGCAGGGCGTGCTGCTGTCGCGCTCGACCGTCAACGACCAGTACCTCGCGCTGGCCCGCACGGTGCAGCAATACCTCGTGGCCGGCTGGCTCGAGACCGGGGCGCGGCGGCGCCAGGGCGACCGCAAGATCATCGGATACCTCTCGGCCGAGTACCTCCTCGGGCGCCAGCTGGACAACGCGCTGATGGCGACGACGCTCGGCGAGATCGCCGAGGAGGCGATGACCCAGTGCGGTCTGGACCTGGCGCGGCTGCGCGCGCAGGAGATCGAGCCGGGGCTGGGCAACGGCGGCCTCGGGCGCCTGGCGGCGTGCTTCGTGGACTCCCTGGCCACGCTCGACGTGCCGTGCATCGGCTACGGCATCCGCTACGAGTACGGCATCTTCCGCCAGACCTTCGTCGACGACCGGCAGGCCGAGGTGCCCGACTCGTGGCTGTCGCTCGGCAGCCCGTGGGAGTTCCCCCACCCCGAGCGTCAGGTGCGCGTCGCGTTCGGCGGCCGCACCGAGACCACCACGGACGAGCAGGGCCGCGAGCGCACCACCTGGATCCCGGCGTGGGACGTGCTCGGAATCCCTTACCACTACATGGTTCCCGGCTATCGCAACGGCTCGGTGAACACGCTGCGGCTGTGGAGCGCGAAGGCCACCCAGGCGTTCGACCTGCAGATCTTCAACTCCGGAGACTACGCCGAGGCCGTCCGCTCCCAGACCTTCGCGGAGAACATCTCCAAGGTGCTCTACCCCGAGGACTCCACGCCGCAGGGCAAGGAGCTGCGGCTGCAGCAGCAGTACTTCTTCGTGGCCTGCTCGCTGCACGACTTCATCGAGAACACCCTCCCCCGCGACTTCGACCTGCGCCGCCTCCCCGAGCGGATCATCTTCCAGCTCAACGACACCCATCCGGTCATCGGCATCCCCGAGCTGATGCGAATCCTGGTGGACCTCAAGGGATTCGAGTGGGACGAGGCCTGGGACATCACCCGCGAGTGCTTCGCCTACACCTGCCACACGCTGCTGCCGGAGGCGCTGGAGGTGTGGCCGGTCGAGCTGCTCGGGCGGCTGCTGCCGCGCCACCTGGAGATCATCTACCGGATCAACGACAACTTCCTCGACGAGGTGCGCGAGGCCTACCCCGGTGACGCCGACCGGGTCCGCCGGATGTCGATCATCGCCGAGGGTCCGCAGCGCGCGGTGCGGATGGCGTACCTCGCGACGATCGGTGGCTCGCGGGTCAACGGTGTGGCCGAGCTGCAGTCGCAGCTGCTGCGCGAGAAGGTGCTCCCCGACTTCTCCGAGCTGTGGCCGGACAAGTTCACCAACATCACCAACGGCGTGACGCCGCGCCGCTTCCTGCACCAGGCCAACCCGCTGCTGTCGACCCTCATCACCGAGGCGATCGGCCCGTCGTGGGTCACCGACCTGGAGCAGCTGCGCGGGCTGGAGCCCTACGCCGACGACGCCGGCTTCCGCGAGCAGTTCCAGGCGGTCAAGCAGGCCAACAAGGAGCGGCTCTACCGCGAGCTGCGCGCCCGCGACGGGCTGGAGCTGCCGCGGCACGCCATGCTCGACGTGATGGTCAAGCGGCTCCACGAGTACAAGCGCCAGACCCTCAAGCTGCTGCACATCGTCTCGCTGTACGACGACCTCATCTCCGGGGACGTCTCACCCGCCGACATGGTGTCGCGCACGTTCGTCTTCGGCGCCAAGGCCGCGCCGGGCTACTACATGGCCAAGGAGATCATCTACCTGATCAACTCCGTCGGCCGAACCATCAACGAGGACAAGCGGATCGAGGGCGCACTGTCGGTCGCGTTCCCGGCGAACTACAACGTGACCCTGGCCGAGAAGGTGGTCCCGGCCGCCGACCTGTCCGAGCAGATCTCGCTCGCCGGCAAGGAGGCCTCGGGCACCGGCAACATGAAGTTCGCGCTCAACGGGGCCCTGACGATCGGCACCGACGACGGCGCCAACGTCGAGATCCGGGCGCTGGTCGGCGACGACAACTTCTTCCTGTTCGGGCTCACCGAGCCCGAGGCCGAGCAGCTGCGCGCGGACGGCTACGACCCCAAGGCGTTCTACCGCTCGGACGAGAAGCTGCGCCGCACCCTCGACCTGCTCGGCTCCGGCATCTTCACCGGCGGCGACGCCTCGGCCAGCGCCCCGCTGGTGCAGAACCTGCTGCACGACGACCCGTTCATGGCGCTCGCCGACTTCCGGTCCTACCTCGACGCGCAGACGCGGGTCGACGAGGCCTACCGCGACAGCGACGCCTGGACCCGGTCGGCGATCCTCAACGTCGCCCGCACCGGCTTCTTCTCCAGCGACCGCTCGATGCGCGACTACCTGGACCGCGTCTGGCTCGCCTGA